One Coffea eugenioides isolate CCC68of chromosome 2, Ceug_1.0, whole genome shotgun sequence genomic window, CTATTTTGGTAAAGATAAAGCATTTTGGAATCTAAATTCTTATTTCATTGAGAAACAGACTAAAAGAGTGGTATTAGACTATAAATTTCGAAGTTTATTGGGACATATTAATCTTCTGGACGTACTCAATGTCGTTCCTTAAAGTTATGTATCATGCACTGGAATTTTTCTGATACAAGGAAAAAGTCAGAGGACTTGCTTTAAATTGAACTTCAGTAGCTAAGATTGTATTTTCCCTAAAATTTTGAGGGGATGTGATATAGTTATCCCAGAATAATATTCATCTGCAAAGCAAATGTTGATGATTATTTCCGTCATGTTTGCTGCAGGAGATGATCAGAGTCCTGGGAAAGACAAACTTGATGACACTCTGGACCACTCTAAGGGAAGGTAAAAAGGGTGAAAGCTATTGCCCACTAGAgtgtcttttttttctttttttttttaatttttttaagacGACTGCTTCTCCTTGATGTTATTTAGTTTTGAAGGGCAAATTCTTTAGAGGGTGATTCCTTTTAAGCATTCTTCATTAATTTTTATACATGCCAAGTTTCGTCTTGTTGATATCATAAAATTAAACTTGCACAAAAGATGCTCCATTTTGCTTTGTGCATAGTGTTCACTTTTTTTGTATGGAACAAGTGACAGAGAATGTATCTGGGTAAAATTGCTTTTTGCCAAAAGTTTCTCCTCTATTTCAGTTTCCCAAgaaaacttttcttcttttcttttgatttcctCCCTGCTAAAACTTCCAAATAAAGAAAGTGGCACACTTCCTCTCCATTCTTTGACCCTTTTCTCCTATTACTTTAACTTGTAATGGAGCCTAGGATGAGCATCCTCAAGAGCTCTAGGTGCTCAAATTTATGGTTCTGTTCCTTATCACAACTTACTAACATTATTGTCATCTTGACAATAACCATGTGTAGTTCTTCATTTTGATATGGGTAGATTGCAGCATTTTCTTGAAATCCTGCTTGCTGCATGTACTAATGTAGAAATATAAGGAATAAAGTGAATTGTTCACATAACATTTAGTAATTAATCGAGTTTTAATTGTGCTGACTTTGTTATCTGGTTCTCTATGAATTGACTTTTTATTGCCTCTTCCCTTTTTTATCAATTTCCTTTTTCACTAATTCCCAGCCTTTTTCCATCGCTTACACTTTGTTCAATTGAAATCTTACAAGGTTTGCAGATCTCCATGAACTTGCTTATGAACGAGTTCTAATCATTCCTTAATTGTTATCAGAAACACTGATGTTGAAGATGTTGGGGATACTTCTCTTGATGCTGTGTTCACAAAAGATGACTCTGACATGTTTGCTGATATTTCAGATAGTGACGGATATCTTTCAGAGGTTCTTAGCTTCATCATGCCTTTAGTGTCTTATTGACATTTTCTTTTTACGCAATAGCTGATTATTTTGTTGCCTTCATCAGGACTCAAGCTGTCCTCATGTTGTAGGAAGTGAGATTGGCAAATCATTAGAAGGTCATTTCTTGTCTGCCTTGGTTTATAATCTTTTAAGTGTTCTGTTCCTTCTTCCTTATCATTTGATCTGTAGATTTGATCTTGCTGTCTGCATCATGTTAACAATTTGATTGGTTTACTTGTGTGCAGGAAATAAACTTTTCAGTTCATTATCAACACAGAATGAAAAAATTCACAAGGATCTTGccatgcaaaagaaaaaattaaacaGGCTGAGGAAGAAGGTGATTGGTGTTCAATGGGTTGAGATATCCACATTTCTTATTTATGATAATAATGCTGGATCTTATTCGTGCtgaattctcttttttttcttaacgTCTGCAAAATGAAGTTGTATAATTTTGGCTaaattccaataaaaatttGGCTTAATAAAATCGACGTCCTCACAGGAGGTAAAACTGTGCTGTTATGCACCTCAGACAATCCTTATTAACTTAGTGAGGGATCCTTACCTCTTTAAAGTACATTTGTAAACTTCGCACAACAAATGCAATCTCTCATCTTGGTCAAGTACATGTTATTGTATCTCTTGCCTTGCTGACATTCTTCATGGGCATTCACCTTACAATGCCTTTCCCATAACGTCCTAGTAGGGATGATCTGTCTTACTTTTTATATGGAGGTTTAGAATATTGGAATACTAAAGGACCAGCAACAAATCTTATGGAATGATAAATGGTTTATTTTAGATCACATAGATTTGCAGCTACAACAAATAGAAGCTGTAAAATGTTTGGTTTTCATCCTCCAAAAACCAGAATGCCTAGTGTCTGCTGCTGCACCTGATGATGGGCTAATTATAATTGGTTGCTGCTTTACATGTCGAGGTCCTTTTGACTCCTCAAAAATTGATTTCCACTGTCATGATCTGTAGAATGCATCCCATTGGATGCTCACCTGTAGATCATTGGTGACCTGCCGCCCTAACTGCTGAATCCATCATTAAGCATCACATACTCCAATACCTAGAGTATCTTATGCCACTTAATTTTCTCACGATTGAATATGTTTAAAAAAGACCCACAAATATGCAAATCCAGATATGTCAACAGGTACTTTTGACTTCTTGACTAAATTTTGTATCTCTAAGTTTTTTGATTGGGTTTGCCTATTGAAAGGCTGACGATCATGGATGGGTTGCTGGCCTAGGATTAATTTTGGCTGAATTGAAATCTCCACTTCTCTTTATCCCAGTCTTCCCTTATCATCATgcccttcttttttcctttctttctcttgtgAATGCCTTGTCATTCCCTGCTTTAGCAATCAGCATTCTGATTTGCGTTGGCTTAGTAATATGCTTTGCAATGATATTTACTGTATGTAAGATACATATAAACTTGTACTTGGTCTTTGGTGTTATAGAAAATGTGCTTGTATGAAGATCTGATAGGTTGTTGGGTTTCTTGTATTGTTGCTAAATGTCTGTCCTTCATGTGTAAATCAATCTCTTGGATTTTTACAATTTCCTTTTTAGCAGATTGCTGTTTTTTCCCCTTAATGTGACAAAGCTAATTCACTTGGAAAATTTACAGGATCCAGAATTCAGCAAGTTCTTGAAAAACTACAAGGGCATAGAAAATTCTCAAAATGGAAACATGGTAGGTTGTTGTTCCTGGTGATATTAAAATTGTCAATGTTAGGGTGATGAACTTTGCTCATTCTGATGTTGATTGAATATTGCTACGGATCAATATTTATTTATCTTCATTTCTGTGATGTGTATGTTGCAGATGTCGTTGCTAGTTGATCTAACATCATGGTCTCTGAACTGGCAGACCAGTTGTCTAAAATTTAAGTGTTAATGATTTGAAGGTTTAACTTGGGAACAATCATTTAACAAAAGGCCACTAAGAATAGCTGAATATCAAGTTACAATTTATCCCACAGAAGTGTCTGTTTACTTACGTATGGGAGAATCAGAAACTACATGAAGCATGCTTTACTGAATGACTATCTCTAAAATTGTCTGCTTCCTCATTATTCGTCTCTCTGAACTCCAAGTAAAGCAATGATGTATTGACGTTATTTTAACCTACTTCGAGTTGCTTACTCTTGACATATCTTACAGTGTTATCTTGTCTTTGAAACCAGATGGGTACTGAATGTCTCACTTGATAATTCCTGTCTTGTTAGTTTTGAGATAAGTTCTCTAATTGGAGTTTACATTATTTGTGCAACACTAAATAAAACCAGAGGTTTTCTTGAAGTGGCAAATTAAAGTGACATAGATTTTCTCTCACACAATAAACTTTTAGGGTTGAAACATGCTTGAAGGTTTGAAAGATTTAGCTGATTGAGATTCCTTCAATTGTTTTTACAGCTGTCATTAAACATGCAGTCTTTCCCTGTTACAGTATTCTGATGAAGATGAGGAGTCAAAGAAAGTGATACATCTGGTAGATAATAATGAAGCTGCTGAAGACAAAGGCAAACTTTTTACAAGTTCTGCTATTAATTTGTGGTGTCAATTAGTCAAAGAAGAGCATAGCAGTTCTGCCTTTGTTTGTCTACTTAATGCATATCGAGCAGCTTGCCACTATGGAGCTGAGTCATTAGTTCATCAAATTCAGAACAGCGAGACCTTCTGTAGCATATTGATGTTTGTGCTTTCTGAGGCGGATGATATTTTTCGGAGGCAGTTGCAGATATCGTCAGTCAATTGTAAAAAGGAAACCATATTAGAGCTGCAGAATACCTCTAAATGGCAAACTATAAAGCCATTTGTCAAGTCCTACTTCAGAAGTACATTGTTTTTGTTGGATCAAGTGGCTGATTCAGACATCCTAAATTTTGCTTTGAACCGACTCAGAGCTTCTCTAATATTCTTTGCGGTCTTCCCATCGCTGCTGCACAGACTCATTAAGGTAGAACGGTTTGGAAGATTTTTTGTAACATTCAATCACATTAAAAAGCCATGTAGTTTCTTGAAAGCAAATAGGTTTTTTGGCCATATAGCATGTTCCCTTTCGATTCAAATAAACTTATAGGTTGATACTTGGAACTTTATCTTGTACCCATTAAATTAGTATGGTGGTGACAAAGAAGGCTTCATTTTTCTCATCACAGGGAAACTATTTATCACCATCATGAGGTGCCTATGAACCCAACACAACGATTAATTACTACATGCTATTTTTCAGCAATATTCTGCTTTTCCTGTAGATTAGGTTTATTGTTTCACAGGCAATCCATATACTAGAATACATTTTGGATTTTTTGATTCTTCATCTTTACTTTTTTCCATCCACTAACACTTGTTCATTTGAAGCAGACTACAGTCCATTTGTGGGCAACTGGAGGAGGGATTCTTTCCTCAACTTCCTTCCAAATAATACGGGATGTTGCTGCACTATTCAGTGTTGATTACTTTGACACCTGCATAGCTAAAACTTTCGTTGCTTATATGGCTCAGAGCAGGGTTTCTAAGATTCTTAATAATAGACACTTGCTGTTTTTGGCAAATTGCATCGTTGAAATTTGCTCTTTGGATGTGCAAAACTCGTCTCGTAAGGTCCTAGATTCTATTTCTCAACTTTCCAGAATATTGCGATGGGGCCTGCAAACAAAGAAGAAGGTATACAATGACATTGTCTGTCTTATAACCTTCTCGTTTCTTCCTTAATGTGACGGTGTTAAGGAGGCTTCTTTCAAATAATATGGTCTTTTATTCGTAACACAGGAAGTGCTGAAAAAGATATGCAGTTGGGAGTATGCTAACTGCATTGACCTTTGGGTTAGATTCATATCAGTCAACATACAAGATCACGATCTTCAACCTTTATTGTTCAGGATCATTCAGCTCATAAATGGAGTTGCTTGCATGTTTACTGGTCCAAGATATCTTCCTTTGAGATTCAAGTGCATCCAGTGGCTTAATAATCTATCAACTTCGAGTGGCATCTTTATTCCTGTTGCATCATATGTGTTGGATGTGCTGGAAATTGATAATGTCAAAGAGGGTGGAAAGCTGGGAAATGCCTTAGACTTCTCGACTGTCCTTAGGGTTGGTAGTCAGTAGACTGTTATTGCATATGTGCATGCTGCTCTTATTGGTTCCTTTTGAGCTGTAAATCTCTTCTGAAACTGAACCTCTTTAGCTACCTAATATTAATTTTTGATCTCTTGGATGGTGCAGTTGCCAAAAAGTTGTTTAAAATCAAAAACCTTCCAAGAGGAATGTCTTTCATCTGCGATTGAGCAACTGTCATTTCACTTTTCCCAATGGAGTTATCACATTTCCTTCCCAGAGTTAGCAACTATTCCTCTTTTTTATCTAAGAAAGTTTCATGATCGTACCAGTGCCGAAAGTCTACGCCGTACTGTGAAGCGCTTGATTGACCAGGTTTTAGCTCtgactttctctctctctctctctctccttggGCCTCAtatagttttatttattttccaatGTGTCAGAAAATTacatgatttttcaaatataaaaactttttctagcccaaatcctcccttcttttttcttgcCATTTGTACCTTATAGATAGATCACTATTTGTATCAGGCCTTACAGGTCCTGTTGCCATGGATCCCATGGTGTTGGCTTCTCCATTATTGTGTTCCTCAATATCTAAAATACCCTTGTATTAACATAAACTAGTGAACCTGTACATGGGAATTATTTTtggggagagagagggagagatagAGAGTGAGAAATATTAAATTTTTCTGCTTTAAGTTGGAGTTGACTATATGTTTCTGTGATGTTTTCTACTTTCATATTGTCATTTGCATCATCTTGCCAGTTTGGCTTCTTTCTAGCAGATAAGGTTATTGTCATACCTTGCTGAATGGGATCTGATGATAGAAGATTTTAGGAATTGAGATGTTATCagtttcttccattttttgtttTGCCTTTAAgattataacttatttattggTTTCTGTGCACAATATCACCGTTGTTGTAATAACCTTCCTTTGAAAACTGCAGATTGAACAGAATGTCAACTTTGTGCAGAAAAGAAGAGATGAGGTAGTTTTTTCGCCCAAAGATCATCAATCTGTTGAAACATTTCTCCAGGTTCTCTTCCTTATCAATCAATTTCTTAACCTTTGTTTAATGGAATTTAAATCATTCTTTGATGGGACCTAAGCTGTTACCTTTTTATCTGACTTCAAAAAATGTTTCTTATTAGCTTGAAAAGTCTGGAAAGAATGCTTCATTCACTCAATATTACCAAAGCATCCTGGAAAGGGCTGCTCTAAGAAGTttgtacaaggaaaacataagGTATCAGTACTTTCAAGTTTGTAACTGTTTTGATGAGCTAGATCCAGTACTTCATTGAGATGCTTGGAGACTGGAAATTTGTTAGATGTTTAACAATATCTACTGTTTCTGGGGAATGTTTACCCGTAAATAATTTCTCCAACATGAAAGCACATGCTCAATGATATGCTTGCTGAAAGAAGGATTGTCTTTCCTAATCATGCGTATAGTTCACATATTGCTATGTAGAGGAAGAATGGAAAGAGAGACAAATAGTGAAACAAAATGAAAAGCATTGAAAAGATTTCTGGTGTCCAAGTAGAGGTGGCGCCTAGGATGATTCATTAGTTTGATGTATTATTTTAGCAATGCAGGACAAGGCCATATACTGCAGCAGGTGTGTCTTTTAATTGCACTTGCAATTGATGAATGAAACAAAACAAGTGTTACTGCAAAACAACCAAGTGATAAGATGAAAAATTTCTCAGAAAGGTGAAAGAGTATTGAATCTATTGAATAAGGAAGACAGACACTTGTCCAAAATCCCTTGTGAGCCTGGCTTTGGTCTCATAAATGTTACCGAAGTATCTGAGAGCTTAAACTGTTATTAAGTGCAATTAAGGTGCTTAGTTCGTCTAACCAGATACTCTTGTAGTATCACATGTCATTTCGATTTTATTAGTGGGAAAGGTCTATGTTAGATTTTCAGGGTGCCTTTACACAAAAAGGAACATACAGTGTGTACTATTTGTAGTTGCAGTTAGATATGAACAAATGGATATGGtactttttctttctctaatTTTTCTCCCAAAGATATTAGACTGGCAGTTGACTGATGTTTCCTGATGCATGGATTGAAGTTATTTTCAttgactttatttattttatcaatgGGTTGTAACGAGGAAGACGAATGTATTCGACTgacatttttgcttttcttgatattttgctGCCATCAGATATGGCATTTGTAGAATTATTATCAATCACATCAATAGGGTAGCCTGTTTAGTGCATTAAAATTTCATGATATAGTATTCGTCATTAGATGAATTACTGTTTTGGTTATCTTCCAACTCATCTGGGTATATAATGGATTGCATATGGGAATGAAAGGCTCGAGAACCGTAATGTTTACTGCAAATGTTGCCATAAATATACAAGTTGGTTTTTCAAACATGAGCTGTTTTCTTCTTAAAACCAGATAGCCTCTTACATGAGAACCAAAATGGTTGCTAATGTCTGTTGTCCATCTCACAATTAATGACCTACTTATCAATAAATTCCTGCAGCTCACTGAAGCAGAAAAAGTCaaagagaaaaagagggcaGCAGATAGAAAATTCAAGGGATGAAGGTTCGGGTGCTGATCCTGCATTAAATGCTGCTGCTGCCAATGGAACTTCGGGTTTCAAGGGGAATGAAAGACGAACTCCAAAAGTGAAAAGAATGTAGCATTGTTCTTTCATTAAAGGTTCGAGGAAatgtgattgattttgattCCTATTTCGGCCATTAAGCTGAGCGTTTTCATATGCATTATTCATTGGTAGCCGGTTCTTGGAGTTTCTTATTGGTTATAAAAGATCACTGCAAGCAGCGGATCATCCGTGATGCCTTTGTGGCAAGTTCTCTCTGGAGAATTGGAGCACAACACTCCCAAGTCCCTAATTgctcctaaaaaaaaaaaagaaaaaaaaactgtatGCTTATGTTTTAATGTGGTTATACCGTGACAAGCGTCCCATTGAAAACTTCCAGCAAGCCTTACTATCAGATGTCCGAACTCTTACTGAACATTTGTCAACTAATAATGTCCTGACCTTCAGTGGAATGAGTTGCTGACTGAAGGTTTTGCCAAACAGCCTTGCTCTTCTTTCCACAGCAAATAACTTTGTTAATGGCTTAGCTGGCATTTAATGAATCGCAGTCTAACAAATGAAATTTTCTTGCAATAAAAACCCGGGGTTGGGAGCACTGTCCAAGTGTCAAGATGGCTCTTTCCTGCTTTTGAGAGCGCTGGTATGCATGGTGCATAATTGGGAGCACAACTTTTATTACACTTATCAGGCGTAAGAACTATGAAGCCCTCCACCATTCAGGAAGACTCGGTTAAGCGTCAGAATTGCTGATGCTATTTCATTGATTCTCTTTTGCTGGAAAAAGACAACAATTATTAAGATGGCTCTTGGCATTATATTTCAATTACTGAAATATCAAGTAGAATTATCATGGTCCACCCAAATCAACAGTTTGAACGATTTACTATTCTTGGTCCAATTCCGACCGCCATGCACaaaaatgatattattttaGAATATCATATTCTTCACAAAGTTGTGTTAATACTTGGTAGTGTTTCTGCCAATTGTCGTCTCTGTTTTCTTCTTCTGGTGTTGGCTTGGTAGTTAATTATTAGATCCCATTCAGCTTTATTAGGCAAGACTATGGTCAAATTAGATTTGATCCTTCGACAAGCCAAGCCGCCATGCATGCAGGCAGTCCTTTAGCAGGCCAGCCAGCCAGCCAGCCTCTTTTGCTCATTTGGCTGACTTCTTGGTCAATATTAGCGTTCGATTAAAAGGGATAAGATATAGTCAGAGACTAAAAGAGACAATAATATATTTAGCCTTTTGACGCAATttgaattggtgccaaaatttGTTGCTGCTACAATATCTATCATACAAGTGCAACAACTAACTATTACTACTAACTACTACGCCGATAGAGACCCCAAGTATCTGTGGCTGCTGTGAACTAACTAAACGGGATGGTCAAAATACTCGTGCCACGACCAAAACAGTTTTCACACATCTGCAATGCCTCCGATCGACGCCTTCACTACGGCGGTTGCGCGGGGATCGCCACTGCAACTCAATGCTCTGAGGACGGCCCATAATCCGTTGCTTCTTGCCATGCATGGACTGTGGTTATTGCTGCTATCATCATTTTCCGATCGGGTCTTAGAAAATGATGAGCTTCGTCGTCGAGCCTGCCTATTCTTCATGTCCCTCAGCTCCATTTTCGTTCTGAATTTCGTGACTCCGAAGAAGAACGTGTACCATTTCGACTTCCCTGATGACGTTAAGAAGGACATTTTGTGAGCGGACAAATCCTGCTCTTTATTGCGCTTTCTTCTTATGTCCTTGTTCCCTTGATCTGATGCTTCAGGTGCTGGCAACGATTTATAGCCTCCAGACGAACCCTTTTTTGCACCCGTGGAATTTGAAGCATTCTTTCTTCTTGAAGTTCTTCTTTTAAGGGATGAAGCAAGATTCCATTTCCATCTAAAAAACCATCTTCTCTTGTGCTTTTTGTGCTTGACCTTTTCGATTCTTTCGGGGTTTTCGGAGATGGGGTGTTTGAAAGAAATGAGTTTACCACAAAAAATGATGTTTTCAGGTGGTGTATAAGAGAACGAAGCTTTCCCCGAGCTCAACTCTCCACTAAAGAACTCGAAATAATCGTCTCCCTCGGAAGATTTGAAGCTTGTGTTTTGTGATTCTCTTGAGGAGTCTTCCCACGTATCAGCATCGCTGTTGATTGAAAATTCACAAAAGGAAAGAGTCTCTTCTTCATCCTCCTCGTCTATGTCATGCATGTTTGGCTCAACTTTTTCCACCTGTGGTTCCGTGGGACAATACTTCTTGACAAGAACCATTGGGATCAATTGCTATCCCAAAACAAAGCTGAAATTCTGATCCAATAATTTAGGGAGTATTGGAGACAGACGAAGAAGGTGAGTAGTTAGGAGTTGCACAAGAGTTTGATTCTTGGATAGGTTGATGAATGCCATTAAGGAATGAGGTAGTATATTTATATGGGGCAGTTTGGAGGGATTTTTATTATTCAAGATGTCCTTCTAGACGGGCACAAAGATCGCGGGGCGTTCGCGGGTGTCAGGAAGGTTGGtgacttttaagttttaacaatAGGCATCCATCTAGAAGATAGAAGACTGGCATGAGAAAAGCAAGTCCACGATGGTCTAATAATCCCCAAATGGATCCACCAAAAATTACGTAAATTAAATTATACATGATGGCCGATGGGATCCCCTGCTCGACAAATTAAACCGGCTTTTTTCCTTCCTTATGGCAAATGCAACTTAATAATcaatggattaatttttcctacacCACAGCATTAGATAAatgataactatgcaaaatttgaatttaaaatttaatttttacacACAAGTCATGAATCAAACGGGGATAATGTATAtattgtcagtgtatataagatttactcataatCAATTGTTAAATGCTCCAATTAAGGGCAATTATAGATAGTAGCATCATTTTTCCTTTCATGATCATAAGTTCAGTGAGTTGTTACGCAAAATAAAATAGTGGGAGATGCATTGAAAGAAATATTTTGATTAATCCAATTTGCTTTTGAGTTGTAGCCAGTAGGATTACGATCGATGCAATTGTTACGAACACAGTTGATcagtgaaaattttcttataaaGTTATAAATTGACAATTAATTCCATCGTTAGTAAAATTCTCAATGGACAACCTTGTTTTAGGCTAGGAATTCCCATAACAAGTCTAAAAAACGAGCAAATGTTTCATATACTAGACTATTTTTCACATAGCTTAAGAAGTTGAAATCATGTTAAATTATAGCTACAGCGGTTTtagcgcaacggatcttctgtttCACACCCCGTGTCACTCTCTattccactttttattatattgctatttatcctacataaacatcatgttttagttcttttttatttccttaagatccaataactattaattgagtaaaaaataaatacaacagcttcaaaaaaataatatataataaaaaattaaaaaatacagcagaaaattcataaaaaatctcttttttttatgcattttgattttttgagtatgttaaattttgtgtataactcaat contains:
- the LOC113762412 gene encoding nucleolar complex protein 2 homolog, translating into MGKLGKKARKFAKKNLQSVLRQRRKNKAFLSKKKSFSRDDQSPGKDKLDDTLDHSKGRNTDVEDVGDTSLDAVFTKDDSDMFADISDSDGYLSEDSSCPHVVGSEIGKSLEGNKLFSSLSTQNEKIHKDLAMQKKKLNRLRKKDPEFSKFLKNYKGIENSQNGNMYSDEDEESKKVIHLVDNNEAAEDKGKLFTSSAINLWCQLVKEEHSSSAFVCLLNAYRAACHYGAESLVHQIQNSETFCSILMFVLSEADDIFRRQLQISSVNCKKETILELQNTSKWQTIKPFVKSYFRSTLFLLDQVADSDILNFALNRLRASLIFFAVFPSLLHRLIKTTVHLWATGGGILSSTSFQIIRDVAALFSVDYFDTCIAKTFVAYMAQSRVSKILNNRHLLFLANCIVEICSLDVQNSSRKVLDSISQLSRILRWGLQTKKKEVLKKICSWEYANCIDLWVRFISVNIQDHDLQPLLFRIIQLINGVACMFTGPRYLPLRFKCIQWLNNLSTSSGIFIPVASYVLDVLEIDNVKEGGKLGNALDFSTVLRLPKSCLKSKTFQEECLSSAIEQLSFHFSQWSYHISFPELATIPLFYLRKFHDRTSAESLRRTVKRLIDQIEQNVNFVQKRRDEVVFSPKDHQSVETFLQLEKSGKNASFTQYYQSILERAALRSLYKENISSLKQKKSKRKRGQQIENSRDEGSGADPALNAAAANGTSGFKGNERRTPKVKRM
- the LOC113756151 gene encoding uncharacterized protein LOC113756151 is translated as MVLVKKYCPTEPQVEKVEPNMHDIDEEDEEETLSFCEFSINSDADTWEDSSRESQNTSFKSSEGDDYFEFFSGELSSGKASFSYTPPENIIFCGKLISFKHPISENPERIEKVKHKKHKRRWFFRWKWNLASSLKRRTSRRKNASNSTGAKKGSSGGYKSLPAPEASDQGNKDIRRKRNKEQDLSAHKMSFLTSSGKSKWYTFFFGVTKFRTKMELRDMKNRQARRRSSSFSKTRSENDDSSNNHSPCMARSNGLWAVLRALSCSGDPRATAVVKASIGGIADV